One region of Mycobacterium riyadhense genomic DNA includes:
- a CDS encoding WS/DGAT/MGAT family O-acyltransferase, producing MERLTGFDAFFLYLETPTQPLNVCCVLELDTSTMPGGYTYGRMRAALAKHVKALPEFRMKLADTQLNLDHPVWVDDESFQLRRHLHRVGVPTPGGRRELAEFCGYLAGLPLDRDRPLWEMWVLEGGARHDAVAVMLKVHHSMVDGIAAANLLAQLCSLQADAPAPQPVGGTGRADPLQIAVSGLMGFATRPLRLATLVPATMLTLAQTALRAREGRTMAAPFSAPPAPFNGAVGKERNIAYAQLDMRDVKRVKDRFGVTVNDVIVALCAGVLRRFLLDRGELPDTPLVATVPVSVHDKSDRPGRNHTTWMFCRVESQISDPAERIRAIAAGNTAAKDHTAAIGPTLLHDWTQFGSPAMFGAAMRILPRIAISTSPAFNLILSNVPGPPTQMYFLGCQVDSIYPFGPILGSAALNITVMSLNGQLGIGIISCPDVLPDLWDMADGFSEALKELLECSDDRPRDGDELDS from the coding sequence ATGGAACGACTAACCGGATTTGACGCATTTTTCCTCTATCTGGAGACACCGACGCAACCGCTGAACGTGTGCTGTGTTCTGGAATTGGACACATCGACGATGCCCGGCGGCTACACGTACGGCCGGATGCGCGCCGCATTGGCGAAGCATGTGAAAGCGCTGCCGGAATTTCGGATGAAGCTCGCCGACACCCAGTTGAACCTGGATCACCCAGTGTGGGTGGACGACGAGAGCTTCCAGTTGCGCCGCCACTTGCACCGAGTCGGTGTGCCAACGCCCGGGGGACGCCGCGAGCTGGCTGAGTTCTGTGGATACCTTGCGGGATTGCCGCTCGACCGTGACCGACCGCTGTGGGAGATGTGGGTGCTTGAAGGTGGCGCCCGCCATGACGCGGTGGCGGTGATGCTCAAGGTCCACCACTCCATGGTCGACGGGATCGCCGCGGCGAACCTGCTGGCCCAGCTCTGCAGCCTGCAGGCCGATGCGCCGGCGCCGCAGCCGGTCGGTGGCACGGGTCGCGCCGATCCGTTGCAGATCGCGGTAAGTGGATTGATGGGCTTCGCCACGCGGCCGTTGCGCTTGGCGACGTTGGTACCGGCGACGATGCTGACTTTGGCTCAGACGGCGCTGCGGGCACGTGAGGGCCGCACCATGGCCGCACCGTTTTCGGCACCACCCGCGCCATTCAACGGCGCCGTCGGCAAGGAGCGCAACATCGCCTACGCCCAGCTCGATATGCGCGACGTCAAGAGAGTCAAGGACCGGTTCGGGGTGACGGTCAACGACGTGATCGTGGCATTGTGCGCCGGGGTATTGCGACGGTTCCTGCTCGATCGTGGCGAGCTTCCCGACACCCCGCTAGTGGCCACCGTGCCGGTGTCGGTTCACGACAAGTCCGATCGACCGGGGCGCAACCACACCACATGGATGTTTTGTCGGGTGGAAAGTCAAATCAGCGACCCAGCTGAACGAATTCGCGCCATCGCGGCCGGAAACACCGCAGCAAAAGATCACACCGCCGCCATTGGCCCCACTCTGCTGCACGACTGGACCCAATTCGGCAGTCCGGCGATGTTCGGTGCCGCGATGCGGATCCTGCCGCGTATTGCGATATCTACCAGCCCCGCCTTCAACCTGATCCTGTCGAACGTGCCTGGCCCGCCGACCCAGATGTACTTCCTGGGGTGCCAGGTCGACTCGATCTATCCTTTTGGTCCGATCCTGGGCAGTGCGGCGCTCAACATCACCGTGATGTCGCTCAATGGGCAACTGGGCATCGGGATCATCTCGTGCCCCGACGTACTGCCGGACCTGTGGGACATGGCCGATGGGTTCTCCGAGGCTCTCAAAGAGCTTCTGGAGTGTAGCGACGACCGCCCGAGAGATGGCGACGAGCTGGATTCCTGA
- a CDS encoding DUF4389 domain-containing protein, with protein sequence MNQPDDPVRVRGDPGTPSRWLWLVKWCVLAVPHYPILIFLYLVYPVLTIVAGVAILFTGRYPRPIFDFNVGVLRWSWRVMNYRFPMNSTDRYPPFTLASRPDYPGDLEVDYPERLNNWAVLVKWWLLGLPQILLCWAMEPLLQVLCVISAVWLLCVGRLHPGMFDLLMGIVRWRYRVAVYVSLMRDDYPPFRLDLGGT encoded by the coding sequence ATGAATCAGCCGGACGATCCTGTGCGAGTTCGAGGCGATCCCGGCACGCCGTCGCGTTGGCTCTGGCTCGTCAAGTGGTGCGTGCTGGCCGTCCCGCACTATCCCATACTGATCTTTCTGTATCTGGTGTATCCGGTGCTGACAATTGTTGCCGGCGTTGCGATCCTGTTCACCGGCCGCTATCCACGCCCCATCTTTGACTTCAACGTCGGGGTGCTGCGCTGGTCGTGGCGGGTCATGAACTACCGATTCCCGATGAACAGCACCGACAGGTATCCGCCATTTACCCTGGCGTCTCGCCCGGACTATCCGGGCGACCTGGAAGTCGACTATCCGGAACGGCTCAACAACTGGGCGGTGCTGGTGAAGTGGTGGCTGCTGGGACTTCCTCAGATATTGCTGTGCTGGGCGATGGAGCCGCTGCTGCAAGTGCTTTGCGTCATCTCCGCAGTGTGGTTGCTGTGCGTCGGCAGACTCCATCCGGGCATGTTCGATCTCCTGATGGGAATTGTCCGGTGGCGTTATCGAGTGGCCGTATATGTATCGTTGATGCGTGATGACTATCCGCCGTTCCGACTGGATCTAGGTGGCACATAA
- a CDS encoding class I SAM-dependent methyltransferase, with protein sequence MTRRNPLFPYVYRFGQPIFDRLFYNRYRRAAIMHATGRLLIIGAGPGADLKLVPPAVTAVAAVEPVAAFRRMASRLARRHGIAVDIVDGMGESIPFPDNSFDSVHVGLVLCSVADVGATLGEIRRVLVPEGRLVVLEHVRGEGAMGRFQDLIAKPWSWLTSGCNPNRRTIEAIAAAGFDTSRLRGIPRTMVPPPCTPHLQGFATVIEECASNRHSIS encoded by the coding sequence ATAACGCGCCGTAATCCGTTATTTCCGTACGTGTATCGGTTCGGACAGCCGATCTTCGACCGGCTGTTCTATAACCGGTATCGTCGGGCGGCGATCATGCATGCCACCGGCCGGCTGCTGATAATTGGTGCTGGCCCAGGGGCCGACTTAAAGCTGGTGCCGCCCGCAGTGACCGCGGTCGCCGCAGTGGAACCGGTGGCGGCGTTTCGGCGGATGGCGTCTCGTCTTGCCCGTCGCCACGGCATTGCAGTCGACATCGTCGATGGTATGGGGGAGTCGATTCCGTTCCCGGACAACAGTTTCGACTCAGTACACGTCGGATTGGTGTTGTGCTCGGTAGCTGATGTGGGCGCGACTCTTGGCGAGATTAGGCGTGTGCTGGTACCGGAAGGCAGGTTGGTCGTCCTCGAACATGTCCGGGGGGAGGGTGCGATGGGTCGATTCCAAGATCTGATCGCAAAGCCATGGTCGTGGCTTACGTCCGGTTGTAATCCGAACCGCCGAACCATCGAGGCAATTGCGGCGGCCGGATTCGATACTTCGAGACTGCGCGGCATCCCACGAACGATGGTGCCGCCCCCGTGCACACCTCATCTGCAAGGATTTGCCACAGTAATCGAGGAGTGTGCTTCGAATCGACACTCGATATCTTGA
- a CDS encoding ABC transporter ATP-binding protein encodes MTIELHDVVREYQVGGQRVRALDEISLRLDGGHFVAIVGPSGAGKSTLLHLLGALDSPDYGSITFAGGEIGRLSDEQQSQFRHRRVGFIFQFFNLLPTLSAWENVAVPKLLDGVRLGLAKPDAIRLLDRVGLADRTEHRPAELSGGQMQRVAVARALMMDPPLILADEPTGNLDSTTGASILALLAELAHEDGHGRLVVMVTHNSDAAAASDRVIMLQDGRVSSDELSVVSG; translated from the coding sequence CTGACCATCGAACTGCACGATGTGGTTCGCGAATACCAAGTCGGTGGCCAACGCGTTCGTGCACTGGACGAGATCAGCTTGCGGCTTGATGGCGGGCATTTCGTGGCGATCGTCGGACCCTCGGGCGCCGGCAAGAGCACGTTGCTACATCTTCTGGGCGCGCTGGACTCCCCCGACTATGGGTCGATTACGTTCGCCGGCGGTGAGATTGGCCGACTCAGCGATGAGCAGCAGTCGCAGTTCCGCCATCGGCGCGTGGGGTTCATCTTTCAGTTCTTCAACCTGCTCCCAACGCTGTCGGCGTGGGAGAATGTAGCGGTTCCCAAGCTGCTCGACGGTGTCCGATTGGGATTAGCCAAACCGGATGCGATTCGGCTGCTGGACCGGGTGGGCTTGGCCGACCGGACCGAGCACAGACCAGCGGAACTGTCCGGTGGGCAAATGCAGCGTGTTGCGGTGGCGCGGGCATTGATGATGGACCCGCCCCTGATCCTTGCCGACGAGCCAACTGGGAACCTCGATTCCACGACGGGTGCTTCGATCTTGGCGCTGCTAGCCGAATTGGCCCACGAGGACGGCCACGGTCGACTCGTGGTGATGGTGACGCACAACTCCGACGCCGCGGCCGCCAGCGATCGGGTGATCATGCTCCAAGATGGTCGGGTCAGCTCCGACGAATTGTCGGTGGTGTCCGGGTGA
- a CDS encoding heavy metal-binding domain-containing protein: MQPNPLDPVASERLSHAGKVFTSDLSINEFALLHGAGFEPVELVMGVSVYHVGYQFTGLRQQSELPVLTDATYRARWNAMSRMQAEADSLGADGVVGVRLEWRHQGEGEHLEFIAVGTAVRYTAKPGAFRRPNGQAFTSHLSGQDLTTLLRSGFAPVAFVMGNCVFHIAVQGFLRTLSQVGRNAEMPQWTQGSYQARELAMSRMQSEAERDGGTGVVGVHFAISNYAWGHHTVEFYVAGTAVRRSGEPQSITPSFVLPMSG, translated from the coding sequence ATGCAACCGAACCCACTCGACCCAGTTGCCAGCGAGCGGCTGTCGCATGCTGGGAAAGTGTTCACCTCGGATCTGTCAATCAATGAGTTCGCGCTCTTGCATGGGGCAGGTTTTGAACCCGTGGAACTCGTGATGGGCGTCTCCGTGTATCACGTGGGCTACCAATTCACCGGTCTGCGGCAACAATCGGAGCTGCCGGTGCTCACCGACGCGACGTATCGCGCCCGCTGGAATGCGATGTCGCGGATGCAGGCCGAAGCCGATTCACTTGGCGCGGATGGCGTTGTCGGCGTCCGGCTCGAGTGGCGCCATCAGGGCGAGGGCGAGCATCTCGAGTTCATCGCCGTCGGGACGGCGGTGCGCTACACCGCCAAACCGGGGGCGTTTCGTCGCCCGAACGGGCAGGCGTTTACCAGTCACCTGTCCGGGCAGGACCTGACGACGCTGCTGCGATCCGGATTTGCACCCGTTGCGTTCGTGATGGGCAACTGCGTTTTCCACATCGCGGTGCAAGGTTTCTTGAGGACGCTGAGCCAGGTTGGGCGCAACGCGGAGATGCCGCAGTGGACCCAAGGCAGTTACCAGGCGCGGGAGCTGGCGATGTCGCGCATGCAAAGCGAAGCCGAGCGCGACGGCGGAACCGGGGTAGTCGGTGTGCATTTCGCTATCTCGAACTACGCATGGGGACACCACACGGTGGAGTTCTATGTGGCGGGAACGGCGGTGCGTCGAAGCGGCGAGCCGCAAAGCATCACGCCGTCGTTCGTCCTGCCGATGAGCGGCTGA
- a CDS encoding RND family transporter, with amino-acid sequence MIARFIDRFALWIVGLWFVAAVVANGMCPHLEALTAARDQPFMPTGTASWQALQHSAAAFSKPPTDNLGYVVLQRDGPLTDRDRAFCDQLVAALDADDQHVTDVVDWWAVPVMAARSLSADHQVATVFVRLSGLVGTTHANESVQAVRKTVADLHPPDGLQVFVTGPGATVMDEFAAIYRQIEFIAPATLAALLVLLLIFDRSPVAVMVPLVTVALALSVAKPIVAVLVERGDIGISVFAIGLSIAVVAGVGTGFAIFLLGRYQERRRQGFAPADAFADAYRGVAPTIIGSTLIVILPLACVTFLDFARLNVFGSTGALLTIGVLVVAAATLTFTSAVIALAGRADLLKPPARQRARRRLRRIGIYVARWPAPILVASGVLLFILMVGLPAVPIGWDESAATPANAESNRGYQAVDRHFAANQLLPDVVTIQTDHDIRNPADLVALKQITAAIMAIPGVRMVLSASHPTGMVSKQAAYSTSAGNLGDRLDEFSDAVAARGATFAALESAIGDMTKSIDLIENAMQLGPYGIGGAGLAVHLMQESIAKVRSRAADISDIFAPLRNFVSSLPDCRTTPVCVAADEAVQWSNAVVDGSMKLANGAEQLGQQVADVAAKAGPSDLPIALSTVIGQLEQLRTSATGVNDIVNNPRPLPVPELPGYFQKLAAASQDSPGGDLYASRRILTDPTMRVLLNDFISANGRATRLIVYGDGQEWGSDGAQRARAIVAAVADATDGGALQPTAVELTGVGPATRDLQDLLGGDLLRVVATTLVVIFVIAALLLRSPVAGFVVVVTIAISYLCALGASVLIWQRIFGQALHWSVLPIAFVLVVAVGSACNLLFALRIREERWAGQRTSVIRAYRATGGIATVAGIVVGATMLALVASQVLSIAQIGVTVGLGLLIDALVVRAFVLPAVMVVLGRWLWFPRRQVSYDEDVSEALTV; translated from the coding sequence GTGATTGCTCGATTTATCGATCGCTTCGCGCTGTGGATCGTCGGTCTATGGTTCGTCGCTGCCGTTGTCGCCAATGGCATGTGTCCGCACCTCGAGGCTCTCACCGCCGCTCGAGATCAACCATTCATGCCGACCGGCACCGCCAGCTGGCAGGCATTGCAGCACTCGGCAGCGGCGTTCTCCAAGCCGCCCACCGACAACCTCGGATACGTGGTCTTGCAACGAGACGGGCCCCTGACTGACCGCGACCGGGCATTCTGCGATCAGCTGGTCGCCGCTCTGGACGCCGATGACCAGCATGTCACCGATGTCGTGGACTGGTGGGCAGTCCCGGTCATGGCGGCGCGGAGTCTTAGCGCCGACCATCAGGTTGCAACGGTATTCGTCCGGCTATCGGGCTTGGTGGGAACCACGCACGCCAACGAGTCCGTACAAGCCGTGCGCAAAACTGTGGCAGACCTGCACCCCCCCGACGGCCTGCAGGTATTCGTCACCGGTCCTGGTGCCACGGTCATGGACGAGTTCGCGGCGATTTACCGACAGATAGAGTTCATCGCGCCGGCGACACTCGCGGCGCTCCTAGTCCTGTTGCTGATTTTCGACCGATCCCCGGTCGCCGTGATGGTGCCCTTGGTCACAGTCGCCTTGGCCTTAAGCGTGGCCAAGCCGATCGTCGCCGTCCTCGTCGAACGCGGCGACATCGGGATTTCGGTGTTCGCGATCGGGCTGAGTATTGCGGTGGTTGCCGGTGTCGGTACCGGCTTCGCGATCTTTCTGCTGGGGCGTTACCAGGAACGGCGCAGACAAGGCTTCGCCCCGGCGGATGCGTTCGCGGACGCATACCGGGGTGTGGCACCGACAATCATTGGTTCGACACTTATCGTGATCCTGCCCCTGGCCTGTGTGACATTTCTGGACTTCGCCCGGCTCAATGTGTTCGGGTCAACCGGGGCCCTGTTGACGATCGGCGTTCTTGTGGTCGCGGCGGCCACACTTACCTTCACCTCGGCTGTCATCGCGCTCGCGGGCCGCGCCGACTTGCTCAAACCGCCAGCACGTCAGCGCGCACGGCGGCGGCTGCGGCGGATCGGCATCTATGTGGCACGCTGGCCTGCACCGATCTTGGTGGCCAGCGGTGTGCTGCTATTCATCCTTATGGTCGGCCTGCCCGCGGTCCCGATCGGTTGGGACGAATCTGCGGCGACCCCGGCCAACGCCGAATCCAACCGCGGCTACCAGGCAGTCGACCGCCACTTCGCCGCCAACCAACTACTGCCCGACGTCGTTACCATCCAGACCGACCACGACATCCGCAATCCCGCCGATCTGGTGGCGCTGAAGCAAATCACCGCCGCAATCATGGCGATTCCCGGTGTCCGCATGGTGCTGTCAGCCAGTCACCCCACCGGGATGGTGTCCAAACAAGCCGCCTATTCGACTTCGGCTGGGAATTTGGGTGATCGGCTCGACGAGTTTTCCGACGCGGTCGCCGCTCGGGGGGCAACGTTCGCGGCTCTCGAAAGCGCGATTGGTGACATGACGAAGTCGATCGACCTCATCGAGAATGCCATGCAACTCGGCCCCTACGGAATCGGTGGGGCCGGTCTGGCGGTCCACCTCATGCAGGAATCGATAGCCAAAGTTAGGAGCCGCGCGGCTGACATCTCCGACATTTTCGCCCCGTTGCGCAATTTCGTCTCGTCGCTACCGGACTGCCGGACAACCCCGGTGTGTGTCGCTGCCGACGAAGCGGTGCAGTGGTCGAATGCCGTAGTCGACGGCTCGATGAAGCTGGCGAACGGGGCAGAACAGCTCGGGCAGCAAGTTGCGGATGTGGCGGCAAAGGCCGGTCCCTCCGATTTGCCTATTGCCCTGAGCACCGTCATTGGTCAGCTGGAACAGCTACGAACGTCGGCAACGGGCGTGAACGACATCGTCAACAATCCCCGCCCACTACCAGTACCAGAGCTCCCCGGCTATTTTCAGAAGCTCGCGGCCGCTTCGCAGGACTCACCGGGAGGGGACCTCTACGCCTCCCGAAGGATTCTGACCGACCCCACTATGCGCGTTCTGCTGAACGATTTCATCTCCGCAAACGGACGCGCGACCCGTCTTATCGTCTACGGCGATGGGCAGGAATGGGGCTCTGATGGCGCCCAGCGTGCTCGTGCCATCGTGGCCGCCGTGGCGGATGCGACCGACGGGGGCGCGCTCCAACCGACCGCGGTTGAACTCACCGGCGTTGGACCCGCGACCCGAGACCTTCAGGATCTGCTGGGCGGCGACCTGCTGCGCGTGGTGGCCACCACACTTGTCGTCATTTTCGTTATAGCCGCGTTGCTGCTGCGAAGTCCGGTCGCCGGGTTTGTCGTTGTTGTCACCATCGCGATCTCGTACCTGTGTGCACTTGGCGCCAGTGTGCTGATTTGGCAACGAATATTCGGCCAAGCGTTGCATTGGTCGGTGTTGCCGATCGCGTTTGTGTTGGTGGTCGCGGTGGGTTCGGCGTGCAACCTGCTTTTCGCACTGCGTATCCGCGAAGAACGCTGGGCCGGGCAACGCACCAGCGTCATCCGCGCGTACCGTGCAACCGGCGGCATCGCTACCGTCGCCGGAATCGTTGTGGGTGCAACGATGCTCGCGCTTGTTGCCAGCCAAGTGCTGAGTATCGCCCAAATCGGTGTCACCGTCGGTCTCGGGCTGTTGATTGACGCGCTTGTGGTGCGCGCCTTCGTCTTGCCGGCCGTTATGGTTGTGCTGGGCCGCTGGCTGTGGTTCCCACGGCGACAGGTTAGCTACGACGAGGACGTGTCCGAAGCTTTGACCGTGTGA
- a CDS encoding FtsX-like permease family protein, with translation MRPGRAITAAVSRWRVFSLRELVVHRRRTTASIAVMAVSAMYLVAILGIFGSIRGSVNRLADGIAGIAALEVSGIIDAGFADTITADVAAVPGVAAAVPMIRSSAATPTGPVLLLGADANVAALGGVLKDALKAGGAEQQFAVPSQVPNGVRVGPAVGRAKGETFQLGSGSVTVIEVLAGKRLADLNGGHYVLAPLATAQNVSGRRGQLDSILITIKPDADLAAVRASITAAVNNRAIVAEPSMRATRAGDGVKMMNYMALMGAMVALAVGAFLIYTTMTMAITQRRPVMSMLRAIGGRRVTIVRDMLAEAAILGLIGGAIGSCAGILLGRMAIGRLPPALTQGLEARVEYWLPGYAIPAVVAAAALTSVVAAAMAARQVYQVSPIEALAPVGVSAADRVPRWLRIATGVGAVAVFAVSILVVVDQKGALAFAAMSAVFCAQIALGFAVAGPIVKTTAATARMFGSVGALAAATIERAPRRVWSTVMTVLIAVVTTVAITGANNDMIRSARAIFSPVSEVDVWVSADPPDTYPTDVLPQGLSDKVAAVPGVARVTEGAFAFAVVGGTRVMLDGFSAGTADALYRALDQRLRDEVLAGRGVVLSRNLGWTLNVRVGDQLRLQTPHGLRQTVVLALVPYFSTVIGSIGMSLDQLRTWFDRPQPTTLQITADRGVDTNRLLADVRRVVPAPNYVYDGRAAVAGLEAPLHQSMFIADAVWLIVVLVAAVALLNTLTLSVLERRREIGVLRAMGSSRRFTLQTVLAEAAAIGVVGGVLGLLFGLLDQWLFSLVSGDMMNFAVGFRPSSMALAFTVGALAVSLLGSVPPARRAARLNIIEAVGVE, from the coding sequence GTGAGACCGGGGCGCGCGATAACGGCTGCCGTGAGCCGGTGGCGCGTATTCAGCCTGCGCGAACTCGTGGTGCATCGGCGGCGCACCACCGCCTCGATTGCGGTAATGGCAGTGTCCGCGATGTATCTGGTCGCGATACTCGGGATCTTCGGCTCGATCCGCGGTTCCGTCAACAGGCTCGCCGACGGGATCGCCGGAATAGCCGCGCTGGAGGTGTCGGGTATCATCGATGCCGGCTTTGCCGACACGATCACCGCAGATGTAGCCGCGGTTCCCGGCGTTGCCGCCGCGGTGCCGATGATCCGGTCGTCCGCCGCCACGCCGACTGGGCCGGTTCTGCTGCTGGGAGCAGACGCGAACGTTGCCGCGCTAGGTGGTGTGCTCAAAGATGCTTTGAAAGCTGGTGGGGCAGAACAGCAATTCGCAGTTCCTTCGCAGGTACCCAATGGTGTGCGCGTCGGGCCAGCTGTGGGTCGCGCGAAAGGTGAAACGTTTCAGCTGGGCTCGGGTTCGGTCACCGTCATCGAGGTGCTGGCGGGCAAACGCCTCGCCGATCTCAACGGCGGGCACTATGTGCTTGCTCCACTTGCTACTGCTCAGAATGTATCCGGACGACGAGGTCAGCTCGACTCGATTCTGATCACCATAAAACCAGATGCGGACCTTGCCGCCGTTCGCGCCTCGATCACGGCCGCGGTGAACAACCGGGCAATCGTCGCAGAGCCGAGCATGCGTGCGACGCGCGCCGGCGACGGCGTCAAGATGATGAACTACATGGCTCTGATGGGCGCGATGGTCGCGTTGGCGGTGGGTGCGTTTCTGATCTACACCACCATGACCATGGCGATCACGCAGCGCCGACCGGTGATGTCGATGCTGCGCGCGATCGGCGGACGACGTGTCACGATCGTTCGCGACATGCTCGCGGAGGCGGCGATACTCGGACTGATCGGTGGAGCAATTGGATCGTGCGCCGGAATACTGTTGGGCCGCATGGCGATTGGCCGATTGCCTCCGGCGCTTACCCAGGGTCTAGAGGCTCGGGTCGAGTACTGGCTGCCCGGCTATGCGATACCTGCCGTGGTCGCGGCCGCGGCACTGACCAGTGTGGTTGCAGCTGCGATGGCCGCCCGGCAGGTTTACCAGGTTTCACCCATCGAGGCGTTGGCACCGGTAGGAGTTTCAGCGGCCGACCGAGTGCCGCGCTGGCTGCGGATCGCAACTGGAGTTGGAGCCGTCGCCGTGTTTGCGGTTTCGATCCTCGTGGTCGTCGACCAGAAAGGCGCTTTGGCCTTCGCCGCGATGTCTGCGGTGTTCTGTGCCCAGATCGCGCTTGGCTTCGCAGTTGCGGGGCCCATTGTCAAAACCACAGCCGCAACGGCCCGAATGTTCGGATCCGTCGGAGCTCTCGCGGCAGCAACGATCGAGCGGGCGCCGCGCAGAGTGTGGTCGACCGTGATGACGGTGCTCATCGCGGTCGTCACCACCGTTGCGATAACCGGTGCAAACAACGACATGATCCGGTCGGCGCGCGCGATCTTCTCGCCGGTATCCGAGGTCGACGTGTGGGTGAGCGCAGATCCTCCGGACACCTACCCCACCGACGTTCTCCCGCAAGGCCTTTCCGATAAGGTGGCCGCGGTGCCAGGGGTGGCACGCGTGACCGAGGGCGCGTTCGCGTTCGCCGTCGTGGGCGGGACGCGGGTCATGCTCGACGGTTTCTCCGCCGGAACAGCCGACGCGCTCTACCGCGCACTCGATCAGCGGCTGCGCGACGAGGTGCTCGCCGGTCGGGGCGTGGTGCTTTCCCGGAATCTGGGCTGGACGCTCAATGTTCGGGTTGGTGACCAATTGCGGCTACAAACGCCGCATGGATTACGGCAGACCGTCGTACTGGCCCTGGTGCCATACTTCTCGACGGTGATCGGCAGCATCGGGATGAGCCTCGACCAATTGCGAACGTGGTTCGACCGTCCGCAACCAACCACATTGCAGATCACCGCCGACCGTGGCGTGGATACCAACCGCCTGTTGGCCGATGTCCGGCGGGTGGTGCCCGCCCCTAACTACGTGTACGACGGTCGTGCGGCGGTGGCGGGCCTGGAGGCGCCGCTGCATCAAAGCATGTTCATCGCCGACGCGGTGTGGCTCATCGTCGTTCTCGTAGCCGCCGTGGCACTCCTGAACACCCTTACGCTCTCGGTACTGGAACGGCGCCGCGAAATTGGGGTGCTACGGGCGATGGGATCCAGCCGCCGGTTCACGTTGCAGACGGTGCTGGCCGAGGCGGCGGCCATCGGTGTTGTCGGCGGCGTCCTGGGACTATTGTTCGGCCTGCTTGACCAGTGGTTGTTCAGCCTGGTCAGCGGCGACATGATGAACTTCGCGGTCGGCTTCCGCCCAAGCTCAATGGCGTTGGCTTTCACCGTCGGAGCGCTGGCTGTCAGCCTCCTCGGCTCCGTCCCACCCGCGCGGCGTGCGGCACGACTGAACATCATCGAGGCCGTCGGCGTCGAGTAG
- a CDS encoding FAD-dependent oxidoreductase, translated as MSTRRPGRRLRGGPLRVLVVGAGVSGISVARGLLRDGHDVTVFDQRSNAQAGGGAVTIWPNGSTVLAQLGVDMDGAGQLLSSVRVSTSRGRRLATLDVSAMANQLGAPVRMVPRRDLLNRLLDGFPSDRIRCNCRAVGALSTPTGVLVNFEDGSSVEGDLLIGADGLHSIVRQVVGAPGAEPTGWCSWQGLIALPDVVDDEHVAQVIVGKQGNLGLWPAGGSDLQWWFDLPWSDDFIRPQCPITAIRSHFGGWSDSVDRILAALTDEHLAPSPYPHFRHPIPRQGHEAMTLLGDAAHTMPPTLAQGTNQALLDTMVLCKALTDLSGATNGLPRALRWYEKTRRRRVAAVSRVASLQVAHGESVLRPAAWISDRLHTWGLLLFLRLTSHRRMSAAISRDLAAATNTPICTSGSGL; from the coding sequence GTGAGCACGAGGCGGCCGGGACGCCGGCTTCGAGGAGGGCCGCTTCGGGTCCTAGTCGTCGGCGCCGGTGTGAGTGGGATTTCGGTGGCTCGCGGATTGTTGCGCGACGGACACGACGTCACTGTTTTTGACCAGCGGTCGAATGCGCAGGCGGGTGGCGGCGCGGTCACCATCTGGCCCAACGGCTCGACCGTTCTGGCTCAGCTGGGTGTCGATATGGACGGTGCCGGTCAGCTGCTGTCCAGCGTGCGCGTGTCGACGTCGCGGGGTCGCCGGCTGGCCACCCTGGATGTATCCGCGATGGCGAACCAGTTGGGCGCACCAGTTCGGATGGTTCCGCGTCGTGACCTCCTCAACCGGCTGTTGGACGGTTTCCCGAGCGATCGCATCCGATGCAATTGTCGCGCGGTCGGGGCGCTCAGTACTCCTACCGGAGTGCTGGTCAACTTTGAGGACGGCAGCTCGGTCGAAGGCGATCTGTTGATTGGTGCGGATGGCCTGCATTCGATAGTTCGACAAGTTGTGGGCGCGCCGGGCGCGGAACCGACCGGCTGGTGCAGCTGGCAGGGACTGATCGCCCTGCCCGACGTGGTGGACGACGAGCACGTCGCTCAGGTCATTGTCGGCAAGCAAGGAAACTTGGGCCTCTGGCCCGCTGGTGGCTCGGATCTTCAATGGTGGTTCGACCTGCCGTGGTCCGACGACTTCATCAGGCCGCAATGTCCGATCACCGCTATCCGATCTCACTTCGGTGGATGGTCAGACTCGGTCGATCGAATCCTGGCCGCACTGACCGACGAGCATCTCGCGCCTTCGCCGTACCCGCACTTTCGGCATCCGATTCCCCGGCAGGGGCATGAGGCGATGACATTGCTTGGCGACGCGGCTCATACGATGCCGCCGACACTGGCGCAAGGGACCAATCAGGCGCTACTGGACACGATGGTGTTGTGCAAGGCGCTTACCGATCTTTCCGGCGCAACCAATGGTCTGCCGAGGGCGCTGCGTTGGTATGAGAAAACCAGGCGGCGCAGGGTCGCCGCGGTGTCCCGGGTGGCTTCGCTGCAGGTGGCCCATGGCGAGTCGGTGCTGAGACCGGCCGCGTGGATCTCGGATCGGCTCCACACCTGGGGGCTGCTGTTGTTCCTCCGGTTGACGAGTCACCGCAGGATGTCCGCAGCGATCAGTCGAGACCTCGCGGCGGCGACGAACACCCCAATTTGCACGTCAGGGTCGGGGCTATGA